Proteins from one Portunus trituberculatus isolate SZX2019 chromosome 38, ASM1759143v1, whole genome shotgun sequence genomic window:
- the LOC123514518 gene encoding venom protease-like, protein MQTVLCVIFPGEDVRVTSAAPAVINPSDNRNTALEDDRIYFPDVIITRPPAITSTTTTTTTPTTTTATTTTTTRPSGDGLQPVRSPNPSPRPSHSPVSSHNQSVPSSVPSSIIPSECGKSMFDSRVVGGTVTEPGEWPWLAALGRMSRGRFSNLCGGSLFTVRHVLSAEHCFISLFVPNIVRLGEYDVTRFDEVPGTQDFGILERHNKQYKSQTYENDIVIIVLDRDVVFTDYIRPVCLPFNERGNNFANEKLIIVGWGKTDYETSSYTDVPFDAIVPVVDREQCAQSYKRAGNRRVKPVVDERHLCAGNGTKDSCSGDSGGPLHHVSLNDGRFYIVGIVSFGFECASADYPGVYTRVTTFLDWIMEVVQ, encoded by the exons TTATATTCCCTGGTGAGGACGTCAGGGTCACCTCCGCAGCGCCTGCAGTGATCAACCCTTCTGACAACCGCAACACTGCTCTTGAGGATGATA GGATATATTTTCCGGATGTTATAATTACCCGACCCCCTGCtatcacctcaaccaccaccactaccaccacccccaccaccaccactgctaccactaccaccaccacaaggccTTCAGGGGACGGGCTTCAACCCGTTCGCAGCCCTAATCCCAGCCCTCGTCCTAGCCACAGCCCAGTTTCCAGCCACAACCAGAGCGTGCCATCGAGTgttccttcctccatcattcctAGCGAGTGCGGCAAATCGATGTTTGACTCTCGGGTCGTTGGAGGAACAGTCACAGAG CCTGGGGAATGGCCGTGGTTGGCAGCGCTGGGCCGGATGAGCAGAGGAAGATTTTCTAATTTATGTGGCGGCTCTCTCTTCACTGTTCGCCACGTCCTGAGTGCTGAACACTGCTTCATTAGTCTTTTCGTCCC GAACATAGTGAGATTGGGAGAATATGACGTGACTCGCTTTGATGAAGTGCCGGGCACCCAGGACTTCGGCATCCTGGAGCGTCACAACAAGCAGTACAAATCACAGACGTATGAGAATGACATTGTCATTATCGTCTTGGATCGCGATGTTGTCTTTACAG ATTACATTCGACCGGTGTGTCTTCCATTTAACGAGCGAGGGAACAATTTTGCAAACGAGAAACTGATAATAGTTGGCTGGGGGAAGACTGACTATG AGACCTCCAGCTACACAGACGTGCCCTTTGATGCCATTGTGCCGGTGGTGGACAGAGAGCAGTGTGCCCAGAGTTACAAGCGAGCAGGGAACAGACGTGTCAAACCTGTGGTGGACGAGAGACATCTGTGTGCTGGTAACGGGACGAAGGACTCCTGCAGT GGTGACAGCGGCGGCCCTCTGCACCACGTGTCCCTTAACGACGGCCGGTTCTACATTGTTGGAATAGTGTCCTTCGGCTTCGAGTGTGCCAGTGCTGATTACCCCGGGGTGTACACGCGGGTCACCACCTTCCTGGACTGGATCATGGAAGTCGTGCAGTAA